The Mesorhizobium loti genome includes a region encoding these proteins:
- a CDS encoding right-handed parallel beta-helix repeat-containing protein, giving the protein MNFIRFFLSLAVLLLASIFLIAPASAQAPRTWVSGVGDDVNPCSRTAPCKTFAGAISKTAPGGEINCIDPGGFGAVTITKAITIACEDVEAGVSNSSTNGVVINAAATDIIVLRGLDIDSASATPGLNGIRFLAGAALHVEDCVIRSNTGAAPNGAGILFAPSGTAELYVHNSTINGNNDGIRVQPTGAGVAKVMIDGTALENNNLAGLKADGTGNSGGSNTTIANSSVSGNSNAGISILNPVGGPAINIMVDSVAVANNGASGGLRVDGANATVRVGRSTISGNGLGTAIVNGGVISSYGSNQINGNTSDGPNPPTIPLK; this is encoded by the coding sequence CGCGCAAGCACCACGGACGTGGGTTTCCGGCGTTGGTGACGACGTCAATCCATGCAGCCGAACGGCGCCTTGCAAGACCTTTGCCGGCGCGATCTCGAAAACGGCCCCCGGCGGCGAAATCAACTGTATCGATCCAGGTGGTTTCGGCGCGGTGACGATCACCAAGGCAATCACGATTGCCTGCGAAGACGTCGAAGCGGGTGTGTCGAATTCATCGACAAATGGCGTGGTCATCAACGCGGCGGCAACCGACATCATCGTTCTTCGCGGTCTCGATATCGACAGTGCGTCGGCCACGCCCGGTCTCAATGGTATCAGGTTTCTTGCCGGCGCTGCCTTGCATGTCGAGGATTGTGTCATTCGCAGCAACACCGGTGCCGCACCGAACGGCGCTGGCATCTTGTTCGCCCCGTCGGGCACTGCCGAGCTTTATGTCCACAACTCGACCATCAACGGCAACAATGACGGCATTCGTGTTCAGCCGACAGGAGCCGGCGTCGCGAAGGTCATGATCGACGGCACTGCGCTTGAGAACAACAACCTTGCCGGATTGAAGGCGGACGGCACAGGCAACTCTGGCGGCTCCAACACGACGATTGCGAACAGCAGTGTGTCGGGCAACAGCAATGCCGGCATCAGCATACTGAATCCGGTCGGCGGGCCGGCCATCAACATCATGGTCGACAGTGTCGCCGTGGCCAACAATGGAGCAAGTGGTGGCCTGCGTGTCGACGGAGCGAACGCGACCGTGCGCGTCGGCAGATCAACGATCTCCGGGAATGGCCTTGGCACCGCCATCGTCAATGGCGGCGTGATCTCGTCCTATGGCAGCAACCAGATCAACGGCAACACCTCCGACGGTCCGAACCCGCCGACCATCCCGCTGAAATGA
- a CDS encoding right-handed parallel beta-helix repeat-containing protein, whose translation MKTLGYILSSILIGMAMFCLATPASAQATRTWVSGVGDDVNPCSRTAPCKTFAGAISKTAAGGEINCIDPGGFGAVTITKSMTIACEDVEAGVLNALTTGVIVNAAATDVVVLRGLDIDSATAGAGLNGIRFIAGAALHVEDCVVRDNIAAGAGQGNGILFSPSGTAELYVNNSTITGNRDGIHIQPTGTGVAKVVISNSSIEDNSLAGVKADGTSNTGGSNTTIVNSNVSGNTNAGISILNPGGGPAINIMIDSVAVANNGASGGLRVDGANATIRVGRSSISGNGLGTAIANGGVISSYGNNQINGNTADGPNPPTIPLK comes from the coding sequence ATGAAAACGCTTGGATACATACTCTCTTCAATTTTAATTGGCATGGCAATGTTCTGTCTTGCTACGCCGGCTTCCGCACAGGCGACCCGAACATGGGTTTCTGGCGTTGGCGATGACGTCAATCCATGCAGCCGGACTGCGCCTTGCAAGACCTTCGCCGGCGCAATCTCGAAGACCGCGGCCGGCGGCGAAATCAACTGTATCGATCCGGGCGGCTTCGGCGCGGTGACAATCACCAAGTCGATGACCATCGCTTGCGAGGACGTCGAGGCCGGCGTGTTGAATGCGTTGACGACTGGCGTCATCGTCAACGCGGCGGCGACGGATGTTGTCGTTCTTCGCGGTCTCGACATCGACAGCGCGACGGCCGGAGCCGGTCTCAATGGAATCAGGTTTATTGCCGGCGCCGCCTTGCATGTCGAGGATTGTGTCGTTCGTGACAACATTGCTGCCGGCGCCGGGCAGGGCAACGGCATCTTGTTCTCACCGTCGGGCACGGCCGAGCTCTATGTCAACAACTCGACCATCACCGGCAACAGGGACGGCATTCATATCCAGCCAACCGGAACTGGCGTGGCCAAGGTCGTCATCTCGAACTCTTCGATCGAGGACAACAGCCTTGCCGGGGTCAAAGCGGACGGCACCAGCAACACCGGCGGCAGCAACACAACCATCGTGAACAGCAATGTTTCCGGCAACACCAATGCCGGCATCAGCATATTGAACCCAGGCGGCGGGCCGGCCATCAACATCATGATCGACAGTGTCGCGGTGGCCAACAACGGCGCAAGCGGCGGCCTGCGTGTCGACGGCGCCAATGCGACCATCCGTGTCGGCAGATCGTCGATCTCCGGCAATGGCCTCGGCACAGCCATCGCCAATGGTGGCGTGATTTCGTCTTATGGCAACAATCAGATCAACGGCAACACCGCTGATGGTCCGAATCCGCCGACCATTCCGCTTAAATAA